The Rufibacter sp. DG15C region GGGCAATCTGGTAGAAGTAAGTACCCGACTTCCCGAAGTGCCGACGCAAGTCCACCTCAGAGCGGGCTTTCAGGTCGGCGCCGGTGTGTATGCCTAGTTGTTTCATTTTGGCCGCGGTCACATCGCCTATGCCATAGAATTTCTCAATGGGCAGGGCCTCTACAAACGCTTCGGCCTGGTCTGGGGTGATAACCGTGATGCCGTCTGGTTTATTGGTGCCAGAGGCCACCTTGGCCAGAAACTTATTGAAAGATACGCCCGCCGAAGCCGTCAATTGGGTGGCTTCCAAAATCTCCTGTTTAATGCGCAGGGCAATGTACATGGCAGACTTCAGCCCGAACTTGTTCTCCGTCACATCCAAATAGGCCTCATCCAGGGAAAGCGGTTCCACCAAATCTGTGTAGCGTAGAAAGACCTCGCGTATCTGCCTGGACACCTGTTGATAGACCTCAAACCGCGTGGGCACCATAATCAACGTAGGACATTTGCGGAAGGCGATGGAACTGGGCATGGCAGAATACACCCCAAACTGCCGGGCCTCATAACTGGCCGCGGCTACCACGCCCCGTGCCTTGGTTCCACCCACCGCCACGGGTTTGCCGCGCAATGCCGGGTTGTCCCGCTGCTCTACAGAGGCGAAGAAGGCGTCCATGTCTATATGGATGATTTTGCGCACGCGG contains the following coding sequences:
- the dinB gene encoding DNA polymerase IV, which encodes MDAFFASVEQRDNPALRGKPVAVGGTKARGVVAAASYEARQFGVYSAMPSSIAFRKCPTLIMVPTRFEVYQQVSRQIREVFLRYTDLVEPLSLDEAYLDVTENKFGLKSAMYIALRIKQEILEATQLTASAGVSFNKFLAKVASGTNKPDGITVITPDQAEAFVEALPIEKFYGIGDVTAAKMKQLGIHTGADLKARSEVDLRRHFGKSGTYFYQIARAQDDRLVEPNRIRKSIGSERTFGQDLETEEEMLPELRRIAEEVAYDLHRLEASGKTVTLKLKYHDFTLNTRSKTFFSNVRTEDVLLDIAAELLHSPAFPAKPIRLLGITVSNLSYGQQQTGQLSFPF